GTTCGCGCGGCGCAGTTGCTCCAGGTCGCCCTCCGATCCAGCACGTCGAGCGGTATTTCGACATGCACCGGCAGCGGGCGACCTGTCTCGAGCCGGTCGAAGTGCTTCCTCCATGACGGACGGCATCGTCGACGTTGGTGATGCGCGCATTCCATTTGGTGACCGCCTTCATCACGGCCATCTGATCGATCGTGCAGATTGCCGCGCATGTCATCGAGGTACGGGCTTTCGACTGCATTCGACGAGATGACCAGCAGCGGGCTCGAGTCCGTGTACGCCTCCCCAACCGCCGTGGCGATGTTCGTGACGCCTGGTCCCGTAATGACATTTTGGCGGCGGCGACGCCCGGCTGCCCGTCGCCCGAAGCATGGCCATCGGCCATGAACCCGACACCTTGCTCGTGCCGAGCCAACTGCAGTAACGAAGTGAGGTCGCCAAGCGCATCGTAGAGCGCGAGTGTGCACCCCGGGGATACCAAAAACCGTATCCGATGCCGTGCGCTTCGAGGCGCGGCAACCACCATTGCGCCCGTGGCGGCCGCAGGTGAATAAGGGGTTCTGCTGAACCGCTACCATGAATGCTTTCTCTCGGTCCCATGGATGAGCCAAAACCCCGGATGCGGGACCGACCGACCGGAATCACTCCAGCTAGCCGCCAATTTTACGGGAAGCGCAGCAATTGGTTTGCTATGCTTTCCGACAAGAGTGATCGCTTGTCTGATTCGAGTCGAGCGACATCGTTGACGTTTGCCACCTAAACCCAAATCCGGACGGAGACTTTCGTTCCCCTGCGGTTTCCCGGCGGGTCGCTGATCCGGCGCTGCCTGATCGGCGGCTCATGGGTCTCGCCGATTCCGGCGGCTCCAGCGCGCTGATCGGGTCCAGCTGGAGCGACATCGTTTCTGACCATATCGGATCGCTGATTGGCGCCGAGGTTGGCATTCCCGGTGATGAGCCGTATCGGGTGGAGCAGGTCATTCTGACCGGACGCGATGCCGCATGTCGCATACGCAGCGTCAAAGCGCTCAGTTGCAAAAACCTGATTTTGTGCTGCTCGGTCGTCGCGGCGACGACCTCATCATGCAGGCCGCCGACGCGCGAAGTTCTCGATCGAGACAGCGCGCAGCAAGCAGGTGAGTGTCGAGATGCTGACGCCCTGGCCAGCGTTGGTCCTGCGTATACCGATCACCTGGGTGAATGGCGCGCCAACGGAGTCATCGTGCCGGGCTTGTTCTTGCGCCGCAGAGCGCGATGACCACCTACGTCCTGTCCGGTGGGCGCGGCATCACGCGCGCCACTGTCAAGCCGCAGGAGGTGATCTTGCCGAGGCAACGGCAGACGAGCTGACCGGACGGATACCAGGCGGTGCGGCGCGCGCACGTATGGCAGCAATCGATGGACTCGAGGATCGTGCCGCCAGCGACCTTCTCGTCGGCCCATGCCTCGCCCTCGAGTGCTGCCGGTGCGAGCTGGTTCGATATGCACCGACCACTTTTTGGTCCAACCACCCGCTCCGGGACCGGATTTCTCCGCAGTCGACCAGGAGATCGCGCGTGGCGCGCATCAGCAAGCCGGACAGCCGTCGACCTGGTCACGCGCTGGTCTGCGGATGCCGAACAGGTGCGCGCCGATCGAGGGCGTGCTTCATCAAGCGGCCAGCCTGCCACTGCCAAACCGCGTTTTGCGTGAATGGGTACTCGCGGATGCCGCCGCTGCTGGAATCTCCGCCCTCGTTGAACCGGGTGCGCAAGTCGCTGCAGCACTGGGTACAGGAGGTGATTTCGACATTGGCCCGATTCAGCCTGGCAACGGCAACATCGACCGGCAAGCCGCACAGATTCGCGCCATCGTTGCTGATTCAGCATCGCTGGCTCGAACGGAGACTGCGCTGACCGTTCTCCAGCTTGGCAGCGCCTCAGATCTCCCGACCTGTTTGTCGAACAGGTAGAGGGCGACCAGTAGCGCGTTCCCGAGCATCGCGGCCCTGCGATGGTCGTCGAGATCCCGAGTACTGAGGCGATTGCGCCGATCGCGATCGAACCAATGGGCGTAAAACCCCAGGTCAACATGTAGATCGACATCACTCGACCGCGCACATCGTCCGAAATGCGGCTTTGCAACGCTGCATTCACGGAGCTCACATAGGCGGAACCGAGGAAACCTGCCGCGACGAGCAAGACAACGGCTACCAGCAGGTTGGGCGAGAACGCGAACGCGGCAATGATGAAGCCATAGGCGATGGCGGCGACGACGAATCCCCGTCCGGTCGGCTGTTGCTTGCGTGAGGCGACGTAGATCGATCCGATCACCGCGCCGCCGCCAGATGATGCCATCAACACCCCCAGTCCTTCAGGACCGATATCGAGCACGTCCCGCGCGAAGACCGACAGAACGACAACAGGGAAGACCAACAGGATCGTGATCGAAATGAGGGTCATGATCGCGCGAAGATCGCGCCGGCCCCAGACGATGCGGCTGCCGTCGAACACCGACCCCAACGAGGTGACCGCGTTCCTGGCCGCCATCTCCGGGAATCGGGTGGTGAGCAAATACGACCAGCGCAACGACCAATGCATTCGGCAGAAGAAGGCGGCTCCCGTGCCAGCGAACCCGATGATCGCGCCCGCCACTGACGGACCCACTACACGTCATGTTCTGCCCGGCGCCTACGAGGGCGATGCCGTTCGTGAGCTGCTCCCCGAGAAACGAGCGATGGAACGATTGCTTGCTGCGCGGGATTCATGATTGCCTGCAGTGAGCCATTGATGAACGCGAACAACAGCAGGCAAGCAGGCCACGACGTAGCCAGTCACGACATCGATCGAGGAGCACCGCGCAGATCGATGCAGCCGCCTGGCAGGCGATGAGCACCTTGCGCCGATCGAACCGGTCGAGCAGCAATCCGCTTACCGAAACGAAGAGAAAGTGGACCCGGGCTGCGAACGCAACCAAACCGACGAACGAAGAACGATTGGAGAGGTCGAGCGCCAGCCAGCCGATGGCGGTCGACTGCATCCACTGCCGAGCGTTGTCGACACCAAGGTCGACATCCACAGCCGGCGAAACGCCGGATTGGAGACGGCAGGACAGTGAACGTGCCTTCGCCTGGCGACGGAGCGGAACCGGTCGGTCTCTACCTGATCGGTCGATGCCACCTCGCCTTCGTCGCCGTAGGATGCCATTGCGGCGCGCTCCTTAAGCCGCGGATTGGGCGGCTTTCCAGTACAGGGCACGATCATGAACTCAGGCGATCCGCCCGGATACCGCGCGGCAACTGGGCGGGATATACCGCCATCACTTCACGATGCCGCTGCCACGCGCGAAGTTCGCTTCGCAGGTGGCGTACGCGGGACGAATCCGCGGCACGCGCGACGACGATCGGTCGAGTCGAGCAGTGGCACCGGCGATGACCGTACAGGGAACACCGACGATGACGGAGTCTCGGTGATTTCGAAAGGAGCAGTTCACCAATGTCAACGGCGGTAGCGCAAAGCGTCGTTCCGGTTGATATCACCGTCAACGGCGTCGAACACCACGCCGAGGTCGAGCCGCGGCAGCTGCTCGTGCATTTCCTTCTGCGAGAACCTGGCGCTGACCGGCGCAACCCACGTCGTAGTGTGCGTGACACCAGTTCCTGCGGTGCGTGCACCATACTCCGTCGATGGCAAGGCGGTCAAGAGCTGCACGGTCCTCACCGTCCAGGCCGACGGCGCATCGATTACCACGATCGAAGGTCTCGGCACTGAGGACAACCTGCATCCGGTGCAGGAAGGCTTCGGGAGGAGGCATGGCTCTGCAGTGCGGCTACTGCACACCGGGCATGATCATGGCCGCCTCCGCCTTTCTGGAGACCGATCCGATCCGACCGAAGAAGAGATTCGGCACGCGCTCGAGGGAAACCTCTGCCGCTGCACCGTACCAGAACATCGTCAAAGCCATCCAGTACGCTGCCAAGAAGGGCTAGGTTGCCCGCATCGACCGAACGGGTGCGCGGAGCCGCCGGCGTAGGTGGCAGACCGTGCATGGTCACGTGACAAGGAGGTTCAGCGATGGCTGTTTCCATCGACGCGCCCGAGCGGATGGTCGGGAAAGGCGATCAAGCGGCGCGAGGATCCACGTTCCTATCACCGGGCAGCGGCAGTTCATCGAATGATCTGCGCATGCCGGGTTTGTTGCATATCGGCCTGGTGCGTTCACCTCGCGCACGCGAAGATCAGGAGCATCGATCTCGCCCCCGGCATTGGCGATGCCCGGCGTTGTGGCGGCGTTCACTGGCGAAGATTTCATGGATCTCAATCCGCTTCCGGCAGCCTGGCAAGCGGGTGGAGTGACAAATCATGCGGTAATTCCCCGCGTCCTGGCGGTCAACGAAGTCCATCTCGCGGCGATCCGGTGGCTGTGGCCGTCGCGGAGAGCCAATATCTGTGCGCGACGCCGCGCAAGCGGTCGTGGTCGAGTACGAAGAGCTGCCCGTGGTCGTCGATGCCAAGAAAGCGACGGAAGCGGGCGCGCCACAGCTGCATGAGGAAGCCCCCAACAACATCGTGCTGGAGTGGTCCTGCGGCAAGGACGCTGATGTCGTCGATGCGGCGCTGGCGGATTCGGATGTCACAGCCAGCTTGCACATCGTCAATCAGCGTCTGATCCCGAACCCGATGGAGCCGCGTGGTTCCATCGCCCGGTACGATCCGGGGACGGGCGACTATACCCTCTGGATTACGTCCCAGGCGCCGCATGTCATGCGGTTGCTCATCGCGGCCTTTGTGCTGGGCATCCCCGAGCAGAAAATCCGCACGATCTCGCCCGACATTGGCGGCGGATTTGGCGCGAAGATCTTTTGCTACTACGACATGCCGCTCACCATGGCGATCTCGAAGAAACTGGGCGGACGGCCGGTCAAGTTCTTCGAAGACCGGATGGAGAACTATGTCTCGACCACCCATGGCCGCGACCACATTTCCGATGTGGAGGTTGGCGCAAGCAAGGATGGCTCGATCAAGGCGCTGAAGGTGAAGACGTGGGCGAATATCGGCGCCTACTTCTCCACGATCGCCGCGGGAATCCCGACCACCCTCTACGGACGGATGATCGCGGGGTGCTACAAGATTCCGAACATTCGGGTCGATGTCGTTGCCGCGTACACCAACACCGCGCTGGTGGACGCCTACCGAGGCGCCGGCCGCCCGGAAGCGGCTTACCTGATCGAACGTGTCTGTGATGCTGTTGCCGCCGCAACCGGAGTCGATCCGGCCGAAGTGCGACGCAAGAACTTCATCCAGCCGGAAGACTTCCCCTATGACACCGGCGTCGGCATGTTGCCGTACGACTCGGGCAACTATGAGCGCGCACTCGACAAAGCGCTCGAACTCGTAGGGTACAAGGACCTGCGCGCGGAGCAGAAACGGCGCATCGAGGCAGGCGAGAAGAAGGTGCTTGGCATCGGCCTCTCGTCCTACGTCGAGGTCTGCGGAGTCGCTCCCTCGAAATGGATTGGTCTGGGCGGTGAAGGTTGGGGCGCTGGCTTGTGGGAGAGCGCCAACATCCGCGTTCAGCTGACGGGGAAGACGGTGGTCACCACCGGCTCACTGCCGCATGGGCAAGGCCACGAGACAACGTTTGCTCAGCTCGTTTCCGACAAGCTGGGGATCCCCTATGACGATGTCCAGATCAAGCACTCCGACTCGCTCGGCACGCCGTTCGGCTTCGGGACGTACGGCAGCCGGTCGCTCACGGTCGGCGGAACGGCGATCTACAAGTCGACCGACAAGGTGATCAACAAGGTCAAGAAGCTCGGCGCTCACATGCTGGAAGCATCCGAAGCCGATGTCGAGTTCGAGAACGGAAAGGTCTTCGTCAAGGGTTCTCCGGAAGCGGCGAAATCGATCCAGGAAGTCGCCGCCGCGGCGCACCTTGGGTATGACCTTCCCGAGGGGATGGAACCGTTCCTCGATGAAACGACCTATTACGATCCGCCCAACTGCACATTCCCATTCGGCACGCATGTGTGCGTGGTCGAGGTCGATACCGAGTCCGGCGAACTGGACGTCCTTCGATACCTGGCGGTGGACGATGTCGGAAATGTCATCAATCCGCTGATCGTCGGCGGTCAGATTCATGGCGGTATCGCCCAGGGTCTGGCGCAGGCGTTGTACGAGGGCGCGTACTACAACGAGGACGGACAGTTGCTGACCGGCTCGCTCTCCGATTACGCGGTCCCCAAGGCGAGCCAGGTTCCCTGGTACGACCTCGACAGCACCGTGACGCCCAGTCCGGTTAACCCAATGGGCTCCAAGGGCGCCGGCGAGGCCGGTACCATCGCATCGACACCGGCAGTTGGAAACGCCGTGGTCGACGCGGTGCGCCATCTTGGTGTCGACAACATTCAGATGCCGATGACCCCGGAACGGATCTGGGAGTCGATCAACGCGGCTCGTTAGGAACGCACTGAACGCGGCGGCAGGACCCGCGGTCTCTGAAGTAGGAAAGGTGAGCGCAAAGGTGTACCCACAGCAATTCGAGTACGTTCGTCCGACGAGCGTCGATGAAGCGATCAGCATTTTGGCGTCGAACCCGGACGCCAAGGTGTTGGCTGGCGGTCATTCGTTGATTCCGGCGATGAAGCTCCGCCTGGCGGCGCCCGGCACGATCGTCGATATCGGCCGGATCAAGGGTCTCTCTGGTATCAAAGATGGGAAGGGCGTCAAGATCGGCGCGACCACCACGTATGCGAGCGTGGTCGATTCCGACAAGTTCGGCGATTTCCCGGTTGTCGTGGATGCCACCAAGCAGGTCGGCGACCCGTCGGTGCGAAATCGGGGCACAGTTGGCGGCTCGATGGCGCACAACGACCCTGCGGCCGACCTTACTGCCGTGATGCTCGCCCTGAATGCATCCGTCACGGTCAAGGGAACCGGTGGTGAGCGAGACATCGCGCTCGACGACCTTTTCGTCGGGCTGTTGACCACCTCGCTGACCGAGGACGAGATCTTGACCAGCGTCAACATCCCGAGTGACTTCGCGGGCGCCAGGCAGGCTTACGTGAAGCACGCGCACCCGGCCTCGGGTTACGCCGTTGTTGGCGTGGCTGTAGCGGTCAAGGAAAAGGACGGAAAGGTCGAGTCCGCGCGGATCGCGGTGACCGGCGCTCCCGAACACGCCAAGCGCGCTACTTCGGCTGAAGCCGCTCTGGTCGGCAAGAAACTGGATGCCGACAGCATCGCCGCTGCCGCAGCGCTTGCCGCCGACGATCTCGGCGAGCTGAACAGCGATGTCTACGCCTCGGCCGAGTATCGCGCCCATCTGGTGCGCGTCCTGACCAAGCGCGCGCTGACCAAGGCTGCAGGTCTGTAGAAGCAATTCTGAACAACGAAAAGCGGGCAGATGGCGTTTTCCATCTGCCCGTTTTCTGTTTCGACGAACTGACCGATCAGCTCGTTGTGCCTACTGCTGATGGTTGCCCGCTGCCACATCGAGCACCCACGTTACGCCAAACCGGTCGGTCAGCATGCCGTAGAGGGGCGCCCACCCGGAGGGTGCAAGGTGCTGAACCACCGTCGCGCCCGGGAGCAGGCCGTTCCAGGCTGCCGTAATCTCCTCCATGCTCGCGCCACGCAGCGAAACGAAGAACGACCGCTCACCCTGGTCGTAAGAGAGTGCTCCCGGAACGTCGTACGCCATAACGTGCACGCCGTTCGAGGCGCGTACCTCGCCCCACAGAACGAGATCGGCTTCGGCCGTGTTTTGCGTGCTCGATGCCTGTTCGTACGTCACGGCAACTGCCTGACCATCGAATGCGGTGGCATAAAAGTCGAGCGCTTCGCGTGCGTTTCCACGGAAGTTGAGATGAACGGTAGTTTCGATTCCCATGGATGTCTCCTTTTTGGGCGCAACCAATCAGAACCCTGGTTCTGATCGGCCAACGTGGATCAAGCGATTTGGACTCGAAGGTGAACTCGATGAAGTGAGCGAAAAAGCTCGACGGCCCCCTACCCCTCCTTGCGCGCGTGGCCGTCATCAGAAGGTGTCTGCCGCACATCGAGCGCCGGCAAGAGCACGCTATCGACGATAGACGTAAGGAACTCGAAGTCGAACGGGAGGCGTTGCACAAGCGACCGATATGCAGCCAACGACGGAGTGACGAGCGAAAGCGTTTCGATGTCCGCGTCCGGACGAATCTCTCCACGCTCGATACCGCGTTGCATGATGATGCGATGGGCGTTCGCCCAGGGACCGACAACTGCGGCATGGACTTCGCTTGCCACCGATGCGTCGCTGGCGAGTAAACCAGCAAGCCCGGCCATGATCGAAAGCGTTCGCTCGGTTTCTTCCATCGACTGCGGTCGGTACAACGCGAGCAAGTCGCCGCGCAGAGAACCTGTCTGAGGAGGGTGCGCGAGATCGACCCGCATGACCTTCATCCTGCCGACGGCATCGATGATGAGCTCGTCCTTCGAACGCCACCGGCGGTACAAAGTCCCTTTGCCCGCATGCGCCCGCGCGGCCACCATATTCATGGTCAGGTTGCCATAGCCCACTTCGCTCAGTACATCGAGCGCTGCATCCAGAATCGCCGCATCGCGGCTCCGATCGCGTTTGCGCCCAGGTCGCGCCGATACGGCCGAATTGGAGCCGTCTATCGGTGTCGAACTGTCGATTGCTGAGGTCGCATTCAGTTCCATGCGGATTACGATACCGCATAGTATCGGAACTGGCAAGTTCCGTATCCGGATGAGACTGCCAGGTGGCCCCGTGACGATCGCTGTAGAACCGGCACGACTCTGGTTCGGGCGACGGACTAGTGGACCTCGAGCGGATCGTCGGTGCAGATTGCCACGACGCCAAGCTCACGAAGCCGGTCGGCCTCTTGCTGGCTATTGACCGTCCACGCCATGACGTCGAGACCCGCGTCCGATGCAAGCTCCATGGCCGATTTCGACACCGCAGAGTGGTGAACCGCCAGGACGGTGGCCCCTAGCTCCTGGGCCACGGCGATGGCGTCTGCTGACACCGTGGGCGTCAGGACCCAAAGCTCAAACTTGGGCGCCAGAGCGCGCACGTTCGCCAGCACCTCCCAATCGAACGAAGAGATTGCCGCCCGGGTGTTCGGAGAGGCGGCCAGCACGTCCAGCACGCCCTGCTCGCAGTTCTTTCCCTTGATCTCGATGTCGAAGTGCAATCGCCCATCGGCCAAATCGACCACTTCTTCGAACGTTGGCACGTACTGTCCGTTCCCGGCATCGAGCTCGCGCAGTTCGGCCACAGACCGCTCCGTGACCGAACCAGTGCCATTTGTGGTGCGCTCCAGTCGATCGTCGTGAATAACCACTGGCGCACCATCTGCGGAACGGTGAATATCGAGCTCGACCCCGTAGACACCGGCGTCGATCGCCGCCTGAAACGCTTCGATCGTGTTCTCCGGATGCCGTGCGGAAACTCCCCGGTGAGCATAGATTTTCATGTCAGCAGTCCCTTCCAAATCGACGCAACATTGACATGAACTGTATCAACCTTTATCATTCCTTCTGGTAAATAGGAATGGAGGAGCGATGCCAGCCCGCGTCAATGAACCTGTCTTTGTGATCAGCGTGGCGGCGCGTCTCGTAGAGATGCATCCGCAAACGTTGCGCAAGTATGAGCGCGAGGGGCTGGTGGCACCATCGCGCACGGTGACGAACCTGCGGCTGTATTCCGACCAGGACATCGAACGGTTGCGACAGGTCAAGCATCTCGTCGAGGATCGGGGGCTGAATCTGGCCGGTGTGCAGTTGGCGCTCGAGGTGACGCGAGACCTGCGGGCAGTGCGCGATCGGGTCGATCGGCTCTCCGAACGAGATGTTGGCGGTCAGTTGGGTGAGGTCAGTGACCTGCTCACCGACCTTCTTGGCCGACTTGGTTACCAGGGCGACTAATCCAGAAGACATGATCGAGAACGTCGCCGAGAGGCGGCGTTCTCTTGACAAGGAAGTGGGAAGAACAACGATATGAGTATCAATCAGGGATTCACCGAGAAAGCACAGCAAGCGCTGGGCTCCGCGCAACAGCGGACCCGCGAGCTTCGGATCGCGCAGCTGGAGCCTGTGACCGTGCTCCAGGCGTTGCTGAACCAATCGGACGGCGTCGTACCGCAGGTCATTCTGAAAATGGGGCTCGATCCCCGCGCGCTGGCGATGGCGGTCGACCAGGCGGTCGATGCGCTTCCAAAATTGCAGCACAGCGCCGAGGCCCGGCTCTCCAACGCAACGGCGAAGCTGCTCGAGGATGCCAATCGAATCGCTGGCCAGTTTGGTGATGAATACACGAGCACCGAGCATTTCCTGCTCGCCATGCTCGACAACAAGAGTTCCGATGTTGCCCGTCTGCTCGAGCGAAACGGCGTCACCGAGGACAAAGTTCGAGAAGCACTCAAAGAGGTCCGCGGCGGACAACGGGTGACCGATGCCAACCCGGAAGGCAAGTATCAGTCACTCGAGAAGTACGGTCAGGACCTGACCAAGCTGGCCGAGCAAGGCAAGCTCGACCCGGTCATTGGCCGCGACGAAGAGATTCGCCGTGTGATTCAGGTGCTCTCCCGCCGCACCAAGAACAATCCGGTGTTGATTGGCGAACCGGGCGTTGGCAAGACGGCCATCGTCGAAGGTCTGGCGCAGCGCATTGTGCGTGGCGATGTTCCGGAGGGACTCAAGGATAAGCGGGTCATTGCGCTCGACATGGGCGCGTTGGTCGCCGGGGCGAAGTATCGCGGCGAGTTCGAGGAGCGCCTGAAGGCAGTCCTCAAGGAGGTCAGCCAGGCAGAAGGGCAGATCATCCTCTTCATCGACGAGCTGCACACGGTCATCGGTGCAGGCGCATCGGAAGGCTCGATGGATGCCGCCAATCTCCTCAAACCGATGCTGGCGCGCGGCGAGCTGAGCGCCATCGGCGCGACCACGCTCGACGAGTACCGCAAGTACATCGAGAAAGACGCTGCGCTGGAACGGCGCTTCCAGCCGGTCTATGTCGGCGAGCCGTCGGTGGAGGACACCATTTCGATTCTGCGCGGTCTGCGGGAACGCTATGAGGTCCATCACCAGGTGAAGATTCTCGACTCGGCGCTGGTGTCGGCTGCGGTGTTGTCGAACCGCTTCATCTCCGACCGGTTCCTGCCCGACAAGGCGATCGATCTTGTCGACGAAGCTGCCTCTCGCTTGCGGATGGAGATCACGTCCATGCCGGTAGAGCTGGATGAGATCGAACGCCGGATCATGCAACTCGAGATCGAGCGCGAAGCGCTGAAGAAGGAGAAGGACGATGCGACCAAACAGCGCCTGACGGCGCTGGAGGGCGAGCTCGCCAGTCTGCAAGAAGAGCGCGATGCGTTGCGGTCGAAGTGGGATCAGGAGCGCGAGGCACTTGCCAGCATTTCTGACCTGCGAAACCAGCTCGACCAGACACGGGTCGAGATCGAGCAAGCGCAGCGTGAATACGATCTCAATCGGGCCGCGCAACTGCAATACGGCAAGATGGTCGAGATCCAGGAGCAGATTCGGAAAGCCGAGGCCGATCTCGAGCGACTTCAGTCGAGCGGTAAGCTGCTCAAGGAAGAAGTGGACGCAGAGGACATCGCCGATGTCGTCAGCCGCTGGACTGGCATCCCCGCGAACCGCCTGATGGAAGGCGAAATCGAGAAGTTGCTCCATTTGGAGGATCGTCTGCACGAACGGGTAGTCGGGCAAGATGAAGCGGTCGATGCGGTGGCGTCAGCCATCCGGCGATCCCGGGCGGGGCTTTCCGATCCAAACAAGCCGATCGGCAGCTTTCTCTTTCTGGGACCCACGGGCGTCGGCAAGACCGAGCTGGCGCGCGCCCTGGCCGAGGTGCTTTTCGACGATGAGCAGGCGCTCACCCGGATCGACATGTCGGAGTACATGGAGAAACACTCCGTCAGCCGGCTGATCGGCGCCCCTCCGGGCTACGTGGGTTACGACGAGGGTGGTCAGCTCACCGAGGCGGTGCGTCGTCGACCGTTCAGCGTGATCCTGCTCGACGAGATCGAGAAAGCGCACCCGGATGTCTTCAATGTGCTCCTGCAGCTTCTGGATGATGGCCGCCTGACGGATGGTCAAGGGCGGACTGTCGATTTCAAGAACACGATCATCATCATGACGTCGAACCTGGGTTCGCAGTACATCACCTCGCTCGTCGGCAACGAAGACGAGATGCGCGCCAAGATCATGGAAGTGCTGCAAGCGTCATTCCGCCCCGAGCTGCTGAACCGCATCGATGAGATCGTGATCTTCAAGCCGCTGAGCCGCAAGCAGTTGGCCGAGGTGGTCGAGATTCAGCTCCGAAGCGTGGCCAATCGGCTCGCCGAACGGCAGATCGAGCTCAAGATGACCGACAGCGCGCGTGAGCTGCTGGCGAACAAGGGCTATGACCCGGTGTATGGGGCACGTCCCCTGAAACGGGTGATCCAAAAAGAGGTCCTCGACCCGCTCTCGATCAAGGTCATCAAAGGCGAGGTCCGCGACGGAGAGACCGTGACCGTCGATAACGATGGCGGTCATCTCACCTTCAAAGCGAGCCTCAGCGAAGCGCCGGTTCTGGCGTAATCAACGAGCACGTCGAGACGGCCCAGGCAGAATCACGCCTGGGCCGTTTTCTCTTGCCGCCGTCGTGAGCGCCGGCCGCCCTATACTTGCGGCAGAAGTACCGTCGTAGCGATGGATAGGGAACGATGGATATCCTCAAGGGCATTCTCACGTTTGTCATCATGATCGGGGCGATCCTCGTGATCATCGGTTTGCTCGCGGCCATGTTCATGATCATTTTCAGCATCGCCACCGGTGTCGACGAGAAGATGCAAGACTGAGCTCGCTGTTCGCCTACCTCAGGACACTGACCAGACCACCTTCCAGGGAGATTCAATGATTCGACCACGTTTTCGCGTGTTCTTCCTGCTCGCTGCAGTGCTGCTCGTTGCCCCAATGATGGCCACCGTCGGCTCCAGCCAGGTTCGTGCCCAGGAGGCTACGCCCGTCGCCGGAGAGGCGCCTGGCGCCATGCCGCTTGCCGAGTCGATGCCGGTCGAGACGGCGGCTTATGTGGCTACCGCATTCGACCCCACGAGCGACCAATATCTCGAGCTCAACGCGCTTGCCGCACGGCTCGTGTTCCCCGGCGCAGGCGACACCATCTCGTCGATCGTGGAACAGCTGACCAAGCTGCTGGCGATGATCCCATCCGATCTGAAAACAGTTCTGGAGGGCGACGTCGGAGCCGGACTGACTGGCTTTGGAGGAGTCGGCGACACAACGGAAGGTTCCTCGCCGAGCCCCGGAAGCATCATCGGCTCGTTCCTTCCTGACTATGCCATCGTGCTCCACCCGATCGAAGCTGGAGAGGCGCGCGAACTGGTGGAGGACTGGTATGCCGAGCAGGTCGCGAATGACGGCGGCGAAGTGCGGCGCATGCAGGCAGGATCAGTTGTTGTCTTGCAGAATCCAACCGAGGACGCTTCCGAAAGCGCTGCTCCTACGGTCGTTGCCTTCTCGGGCGACTACATCTTCTTCGGGGCGGACTATGAATCGCTTCGCCCCTTCATCGAAACTACACAGGGCACCGCGCCGTCTCTGGCGGAGTCGGAAGAGCTCCAGGATCTCAACGCGGCGCTTCCTGTCGAACGGCTTGTGTTTGGATACCTCGATCCGGCGAAGTTCCTCGATTCGGCTGGCAGCCTGACGATCGCTTCGGTGGATGTTTCGTCGATCGACACGCCGATCGGCGAGACAGCGTTCACC
The nucleotide sequence above comes from Thermomicrobiales bacterium. Encoded proteins:
- a CDS encoding MFS transporter, which gives rise to MGPSVAGAIIGFAGTGAAFFCRMHWSLRWSYLLTTRFPEMAARNAVTSLGSVFDGSRIVWGRRDLRAIMTLISITILLVFPVVVLSVFARDVLDIGPEGLGVLMASSGGGAVIGSIYVASRKQQPTGRGFVVAAIAYGFIIAAFAFSPNLLVAVVLLVAAGFLGSAYVSSVNAALQSRISDDVRGRVMSIYMLTWGFTPIGSIAIGAIASVLGISTTIAGPRCSGTRYWSPSTCSTNRSGDLRRCQAGERSAQSPFEPAMLNQQRWRESVRLAGRCCRCQAESGQCRNHLLYPVLQRLAHPVQRGRRFQQRRHPRVPIHAKRGLAVAGWPLDEARPRSARTCSASADQRVTRSTAVRLADARHARSPGRLRRNPVPERVVGPKSGRCISNQLAPAALEGEAWADEKVAGGTILESIDCCHTCARRTAWYPSGQLVCRCLGKITSCGLTVARVMPRPPDRT
- a CDS encoding 2Fe-2S iron-sulfur cluster-binding protein, with product MALQCGYCTPGMIMAASAFLETDPIRPKKRFGTRSRETSAAAPYQNIVKAIQYAAKKG
- a CDS encoding molybdopterin cofactor-binding domain-containing protein, which produces MRDAAQAVVVEYEELPVVVDAKKATEAGAPQLHEEAPNNIVLEWSCGKDADVVDAALADSDVTASLHIVNQRLIPNPMEPRGSIARYDPGTGDYTLWITSQAPHVMRLLIAAFVLGIPEQKIRTISPDIGGGFGAKIFCYYDMPLTMAISKKLGGRPVKFFEDRMENYVSTTHGRDHISDVEVGASKDGSIKALKVKTWANIGAYFSTIAAGIPTTLYGRMIAGCYKIPNIRVDVVAAYTNTALVDAYRGAGRPEAAYLIERVCDAVAAATGVDPAEVRRKNFIQPEDFPYDTGVGMLPYDSGNYERALDKALELVGYKDLRAEQKRRIEAGEKKVLGIGLSSYVEVCGVAPSKWIGLGGEGWGAGLWESANIRVQLTGKTVVTTGSLPHGQGHETTFAQLVSDKLGIPYDDVQIKHSDSLGTPFGFGTYGSRSLTVGGTAIYKSTDKVINKVKKLGAHMLEASEADVEFENGKVFVKGSPEAAKSIQEVAAAAHLGYDLPEGMEPFLDETTYYDPPNCTFPFGTHVCVVEVDTESGELDVLRYLAVDDVGNVINPLIVGGQIHGGIAQGLAQALYEGAYYNEDGQLLTGSLSDYAVPKASQVPWYDLDSTVTPSPVNPMGSKGAGEAGTIASTPAVGNAVVDAVRHLGVDNIQMPMTPERIWESINAAR
- a CDS encoding xanthine dehydrogenase family protein subunit M — encoded protein: MYPQQFEYVRPTSVDEAISILASNPDAKVLAGGHSLIPAMKLRLAAPGTIVDIGRIKGLSGIKDGKGVKIGATTTYASVVDSDKFGDFPVVVDATKQVGDPSVRNRGTVGGSMAHNDPAADLTAVMLALNASVTVKGTGGERDIALDDLFVGLLTTSLTEDEILTSVNIPSDFAGARQAYVKHAHPASGYAVVGVAVAVKEKDGKVESARIAVTGAPEHAKRATSAEAALVGKKLDADSIAAAAALAADDLGELNSDVYASAEYRAHLVRVLTKRALTKAAGL
- a CDS encoding VOC family protein, whose product is MGIETTVHLNFRGNAREALDFYATAFDGQAVAVTYEQASSTQNTAEADLVLWGEVRASNGVHVMAYDVPGALSYDQGERSFFVSLRGASMEEITAAWNGLLPGATVVQHLAPSGWAPLYGMLTDRFGVTWVLDVAAGNHQQ
- a CDS encoding TetR/AcrR family transcriptional regulator, whose protein sequence is MELNATSAIDSSTPIDGSNSAVSARPGRKRDRSRDAAILDAALDVLSEVGYGNLTMNMVAARAHAGKGTLYRRWRSKDELIIDAVGRMKVMRVDLAHPPQTGSLRGDLLALYRPQSMEETERTLSIMAGLAGLLASDASVASEVHAAVVGPWANAHRIIMQRGIERGEIRPDADIETLSLVTPSLAAYRSLVQRLPFDFEFLTSIVDSVLLPALDVRQTPSDDGHARKEG